CCCAGGGGCGCTGCACCGCTGCCAATCCCCTCAACACTGCTAAGATCATATTTGCCGCTTCTGACCGCAGGATGCTTGGCTAGGGCAACCACCACGGGAGGTACCAGAATAAGGTCCGTGATGCGGAATTTCTCCGTATATTCCAGCATCTTGATGAAGTCGAACTTGGGCATGATATACACAGGAACCTCACGCTTTAATGCATTCGCAATGAAAATATTCTGAGCCATCGCATGATACATCGGCAGGAAACAGAGGAACCGAGCCCTAGCATTTCTTGCCTTCCAGTCCGGATTCAGATAAAACGATTGATTCGCCTGAAGCATGTTGGCGCAATAGTTCTTGTGAGAGATTTCCACGCCCTTGGGCCTTCCCGTTGTGCCGCTGGAATAGTTTAAGGCGAGAGTACGGTTAGCCTTCTCCGGAGTCGATAGATCATCCCATTCAAATTGACTGCCTTCCTCCGCAGACGCCACCAGTTCACCCCAGTAGCGACAACCCATCTTACCCTCCCCACGCCCATCAAAGATGGCATTGTTAAAAACAAACACCCGATCCCGACTCAGTCCTGCTACCTGCGCCGCTTCAATACCAGTGTCAAGACTCCCATCAGCGCAAATGAGGTAAGTTGCGCCGCTATCCTGGAGCTGGTACGCCAATTCCCTTGCGACATAGGTAGGATTGGCCCCCGAGAAGATACCTCCCGCCATGATGATCCCCATAAAAACaacagggaagaagagatcgttgccggagaagagcaagaccCGATCGCCCGGCTGGAGACCAGCCTTGCGCAATCCCGCCGCAAAACGCTTCGACCATAGTCGGAAGTCATGGGTAGTGAAATAATGCGTATCAGGACGAGCTGCCTCAGAGAAGCACCTGTGCGTCTTTGACAACGGATGAGTGGGCGATGTGAACAGGACAGTTGCCAGGTGCGCATCCGGGACATGCACCTGCCAACGCGATTTGAAAGGCATCGTGAGTCTTATGAACAATCCACCCAAAAGACAGGGATTAAGTAgctttcaagaagaagagcgccaatcaagttcaacaaaaggtaaaaaagaGTAAGAAGTAACGATATAAACTTTGAGGAGAGCGAGAGCGAGAGCAAGTCATATATAGAATTAGGAACAGGCCACAGACCAAGTAATTCACTCCAATCGAACTTGCTCCAAAAACCTGGCTACATCAAACCCCTCCCTATGAGAACCAGCAAAATGAATAATTTATCCACTTTTATCCATTCATAATTCGACGAACAAACCCCATACCAAGCTTACAGAGCTCTCCCCGCATTTGGGATCGGTTAAGTCGGTACCAATCAGCTTCTCCCCGAGCGGAGATCCCGAGGAAGTAAACGCTTCATGACCTCGGGCCTTCGACTCCTTTATTTATAGGGGAAAGGGGAGACGTACGGGTTCCACCCTGGGTATGTAACACGATTGAGGAACAGTCGGAATTTCTCTCGATAGGTGGGACCGGATGCTTACCTGTATCACCTACTGTTGCCGCGATTATGCTGGGGATATTTAGCCGCTTACATCATTTCATTCTTCAAACACCAGTTTgggaaggaaagcaaagaccGATATGTGGTTTGTATGTTCAATCAATGGAATACCGATAGAAAGTTTTCTACACCTCCCCCATCTGCCATTTCCTACCAAAAACATCACGCTATATCTTAAGAGGACAACCCTGAACAAGTTATGGAAGGAGTAAAAAATATCAAGAAACAACCACATAGACACCTTGAAATTGCGCACAACATGAGATGGATACATTAGCTTCATTAcgcctcctctcctccaagACAGACCAGTGTGGCCTTCAACTCGCTcacgatcttctcctccagtCGGTTCTCGGCCCCCGATGAAGCGTTCAATGGTTTCTGGCGGACCAGCTCCGCTTCTTTGTCGTTGGTGGCCACGATCCGTGCTCGAAGGAGTTGTCTGCGTTCTAGGAGAtcttcaatgtcttcctTGACATGTGCCCTATCCCATTTGAGTTCCTGGATTGACTCAGCATCCATACCGGCGCTGGGTCCTGCTTCGCGGAATCGGTCCAATATGAAGGAGATTAGTGCCAGTGAGTACGCCTCAGATGTCATGCTCAGACAGATGCGCCGAGCCGTAGACCCAGCCGTGCGATCGGCAGCAAACGCCTCGGACGCCCGCGTAAGTTGGCCCTCAAATTGATTGAGGAAGGCCGCCACTTCGGGCGCTGTGCGAATGACGTGGTAGAGAAGGTTCAGGCAAAGGGGAAGAATACCGCCGGTCCAGATAGCATACATCCTGGGCACAGAGTCAAAGGGACCAAAGCCCTTGGGCTGTCGCAGGATATTTGTCAAGCGGCATGTAGAGAGTCTGACTAAAACAACCTCGACAGCGAGATGTTCTGCTAGCATGGGTATGGTCGATAGCTTAACAAGGAAAGAGATACTGAGTTCTCCGTAGACGGGATCACCGGCCACAGCCAATTGATCAGCCCACGAAAAGAGAGAAGTTGCATGACGACCTGTGTCGTTATCCGCAATATGATAAACGATATGCTCGTATACGCGATCAACATTCTTCACCTGCAAGCAGCTTTGCAGAATGGCTGTTATGATGGCAAAGTCCTTCGGTGTGCATTTCTCTGGTTGATCGTGCAAGTACGCGGTCAAAGACTTGAACCCTTGAGCAACCACAGTCTTTACAATTTCGACCACCAGTCCTAAGTCAGATGATACCTCAGCTTTCTTACTGAGCGTTTCGGGCGCTGTCCGTGAAGGTGAGTCTTGATGGAACTGAAGGGCGAGGAAGAGCACATTGAGAAGGGACCGGTAATACTCGGTGTCGTCATTGATGATTGCCTCCTCATACGTTGCGCGGCGAGAGCGCAATGCATCCCACACTACCCCAAGCAGACCAAAAACTTCAGCACCCCGGGATCCAATCTCGACAAGTCGCTGGAGGAGAGCTTGTGCAAAATCTACCCGTGTTTGTTGAATCCGTGCGAAGATTGCTTCTTGTGGAACGCCATTGGTATTAGCTTCAAGGCATCTCTGTACGACTACAGCCATCGATTTCTGAACCTCTCGATCCGTCATAAAGTCTGAGCAATGCTCGATGGCGAAGAATTTCCAGCTATGGAGGAGCGACTGCGGTTGAACACTATTAGAGCACATTCATATAGGAATTGCGCGAATACATACCACTTTGGCCTCAATCAGTGACAGATTGAGATTAGCTCGTTCGAACTCCTGGTCAAAACCTTGGTTGCGGGTTCCTGCCCATGCAAAATCGTAAGAGAGAAGCTTTTCGCCAAGGTGAATATCATAACAATAGTCACGGCCCAGGGTGCGCGGTTGCAATGTCGTCCTTTTAAAATCAGCGAGCTTGCAGCCCGAATACCTCATCTCAAAGTTCTTCTTCAAGTTGGCGTGTAGTGAGGCATTGTACCCCGAGACCTCAACTGCATCCTTCGCGTACCAAGACACAAGCGGGATCAAAGTCTTGTAGAACGATCGATCCTGCATTTCCTTTGCGGAATGCAAATACACGGTGCAGAGATCAGCGACGACAGCTGCAATTCGTGTAGTAAATATCTGATCCACCACAGATAGTGACGCTATCTTCAACTTCGAGACATATTGCACGAGGCTGGTGAAAAACAGGGAGTGCTTTCTCAGCTCAGAGGTAGCCCAGGGCCAATTTTCTTGGGCATGAGAGACGAACTCTAGCAACGCAAGAGCTACCTGGAGATCAACTTGGTCGATGTTTGAGAGTGTATCCAGCGCAATCTTCAAAAACGGTGTTCCTCTCATAGCCGGGGCTTTTTGATCGTCGGTCTTCTTAAGTGTTTGACGAGGAGACGATCCTGTAAGAATATAGACCGCAAGCCACTGCTGACGCTTGGTGACAAATGTTGACAATAGCTGCCATATTCCCAAGTGTAGGTTCCGATCACTTAACGGCTTGTCAAATTGTGATAGGAcatcaagaaagagacaggATGACTCGGCTCCCAAATGGCCAATCAGGGACGGTGGCTCTTTGTCTGAATTCAAAGCCGCGCCTGTGATAAGTGTGTTAAGAAGAGATATAATAGGTAGTCGGTAGGCGTCATGCTGTGCATATAATTTGACGAGGACCGGAGCTGCCTTAAACAGTTGCTCTTCTAATAATGACGGCGGTGTCGAGAGTAGCTGGGCGGCCTGTAAAAGTCTAGTAGAGAGTACAAGTGTCGAACTCACTTGCTTTTCTACCAGTGTTAAGTACCGAAGATATAATGTGGGCGGGGTTTGAAGGCCGTCGGCAATGAGTCGAAGGATCGGGTTGAAAGGGAGATCATCTGTCGAATGCGGTCGTAAAACATCCAGTATATACGTCGCCGAGGACGAGAACACACCAGTAACTTTCGCATCCAGTTTTGTAGAGTCGTTGGTGCCATAAGCATAGTAGAGTATTCTTTCGAATGTCTTAGCGAGTGCGGCGTTGATCTCGAATCTCTGCGCCGGGGAGTTAAATCGCCAATTGATGCTACTGTTGTACACTTCGACCATTATTCGAACAAAGTCCAAGAGGACTCCTCTCATCATATGAGATGGAACACCAGCAGTCCAATCAGAAACGGTTGCTGTCTTGCCCATTACGCTATTGGGGCTTCTCCTCAATACAGCACGAGAGACAGCGTCGTCAACAATGGACTCGAAAAAACGTACGCAgctgaggaggaagggaTATTCGCCTGATGTGACCTCGAGGGCGGAGATGACTGCGGTCATGATGCCGCCTTTGCCATCAGAACCAAATAAGCTGCTCCGAGATAGGAACGGCCATACTCTGCCAGGTAAAACTTCAATAAGAGCGGTGATAAACCGCAGGCAGGCAATAACGGAATCCAAAACAGTCTCAGAACCTGCTCTAGGGCCAATATGAGACAGACTGCGTTCGAGAATGTCGAGTACCACTGAAATAATGTCGCTTTGCCGGGCTAACCCATCGCTTGCCATCTCCAAGATCCTCTTAGCGCCTGAGTCATCGCCATTTTGACGTTGTGTATCTTTGGAGGTAATGAGAAGGTCTGCCAAGAGTCCTATGATTTCCGCGATAGAGTCCTCTCCCCATCCTGCTGAATATCCTCCGTTttcattccattcctccaGCCAGCTTCCTAGGTAGCTTAACGAAGAATACTGGTGCTGCCACATAATAACAGCGGGCCTTGACTCGGACACGATTTGCCCAATTGTCGTAGACGGAACTTGAGATGAGCCCGTGACAACCAGAGCATTGCTGGTTTGTTTCTCGGATAACTGTCTTCGAGGGGATGAGCCAAGCATTGGAAGGGATTCAACGAGAGTCACGAAATTTGCGTTCTCATCTTCCCGTATCGTCTCGTACCCTTGGAAATCAGGCGGCAAGGCTTGAGTGAATGTGTCCATGTTCTCCATTTCATTGAGAATTACCGGAATACCTTCGTCATTAACCAGGTCTTTGCTAATGAGAGCGCGGCAGAGTTTCAAAAACGGCACTGTCTCATAAGGGAACCGCGACCGGGCTAGTCGAAAGATATTGTCCATCAAAAGTTCATCCCTGATGAAAACACACCGTGGGTCACTAGAAGGCGAGGCCAGGTTGTTTATGGGCCATAGAGGTTCTGTGGATGAACCCACAAGAATTGCCAGAACGGATTCCACAATTTCGGGTGAATAATCTAAGTACACCACGGCCACTCGAATGAGATCCAGAAGCACCGTTCGAGTCCAACGGTTCGTTAACATGTCGTCAACTGCAGATGTAGAGCCAACTTTGGTAGCGAGGTTCATAATGATCTCAAATGCCATGATTTTCACTTCATCCGAGGTCAACAGGGCTATAGAATCATCAGCCGTGCACTTCGGAGTTCGTGCACATTCTAACAGCTCTTCATAGAGTGAAATTTCTGAAGCTCCGCCTGCGGTAGATTGAGGAGTATTCGATTGAAATGAGTCAACTGCGCTGTGAAACTGTTCTAACTCCCGATTCTCTTTGTCATTGAGGGCAAGCTCTCTCATAGTGTTCAAAACCAGTCCCCACGCGAATGCCGCGGGGCTTGCAACTTTGGACTCCACCACTGCAGAGACAAAAATCTCATTCACCTGACCAATCTCATCCTTCGAGAGAAAATATGGTGGTTTCGTGTTTGATTCTGGTGTACAAGTTTTGTTTATGATGGACGGAATAGTAAGCGGTAGCTTCATGAACGCAAGGGTCGTCAAGCTCACAAAAGCCTGAAGAGGGAGTAATACTTCTGGCGGATTCTGGCATGGCTTTACGAAGTCAGCTTCTCAGAACTCAAGAACAGGGAGGAAGTCTAGTTCTACTCACGATTTGGAGTGTCTCAAGGAAGTTGTAATCGCCCATGAGACGAAGCCAGGACACGAAAACATCGGCAGAAGGAAGCTCCGCAGATGATTGGAGCCGTAGGAACAGAATTTGCACAATGTGCAATATCTCTTCAACGAGAGCCGTTCGCCACAAATCTTCCACGGCCTCGTTGCTTTCAGCGAGTCCTAGCCACCCTCCATCGCTCTCTAATGCCGAAAGTCGACCCTGGATAGCTTTGATACATGCTTGAATGAAAGTGCGGCATTTATCACCAGCAAGATTGTCGTTGAAGAGTGTAGCTCCCAATTGGCACAACAAGTCGCTCCGTTTCTGTTCGGACATTTGCGGAGCAGGTTCATTGACGTCGTTGCGCAGAGAGAGAGCGAATAACCTCCGGGCCGTCTTTATAATATGTGTCCTTTCCGACAAGTATAACTCTCGCAGACGCAGGCGCCTACTTTCTTCAGAAACAAATCCTGAGGCATTGTCCTCACGACCGACTTTCTGACTGAAAATTTCAGCAAAGCTGGGTCCAGCCAGCGACATGCGAAAGTTCTCGACACCAGCTGCGCTCTGCAAACTTGTAGATTCTTCTTCGGAGAATCCAGACAGAAGGCGTGTAGCAGGGCGATTCTGCCATTCTAAGACTGCAATCCTTAGGGCGCTGATTTCGTCAATGCCGGCTTTCTGGCTCAGCCACAATGCGTCTTCTTTGAGTTCCTTCAAGTTATATGAAGCTTGCGCTGTTGTCTCCGAATGAATCGCAGCCGTTTTCGATTCAAAATCTGACTTTGTTTTCGCCGAAGAGGAGGTGAACCCGTCCAAACATCTTGCAAGAAGCTGAACGCTTTCTGGGTGCGACAAGAAAGCATGGAGACTGCCGGTATCGCCTAGGTCATCCTCGGGATTGCATGTGTAGAGAAATGCTCTCTTCCAGGACCTGAAGGGACGGTATAGTTAGCCTTGATCCTGTGTGAAGTATTGTAGATGCGCGTACAGAAGCTGGACGTCCCCGGAGAAGCACTTGTCCAGGGACGGGAAATAGGCTTCCGGAACGGGAGCCATTGGCGCAACAGCTATATCATTCTAAGACCTAGAAAGATACAGCTTTTATGCGCAGGTAGGAAGGGCCTAGAGTGAGTAAGGTCGATAAAGCAATAAGTGTAGGAAGCTGAGAGCGGGAACTCAAGAATATTCGAAGGAGCACTTTTGGCTGAGGTCAACAATCAATACCTATCTTGGCTTAGTGTAAGGCGGTGAGACGAAATTTGCGCAGTTTGATAGACAAGCCCGTTTGGGAAGGCGATTATCCGATGCGGCTTCAATGAGTCAAACTCCCCGCTTACACAATTCGTTGCTCAGCCCTTCAAAAAGGTGAGTTAGGGTCGCTGCTTAGTCGATAGACTACTGTCTGCGCTTACGATTCTTACGTAGACAGTTCTTTCTAATTCTTAACTCTGACGCCTCTCATCTCCAGGTCTTCGTCATGGCGGGCTCCGATCTCGTTGACCATTCCCCCCACCATCCCACTAAAGCCGCACGGCTTGACAGCGCATCCAATGTCATTTTGATCGACAACTATGATTCTTTCACCTGGAATGTCTATCAGTATCTGGTCCTCGAGGGCGCCACTGTCCAGGTGTTTCGCAATGATGAATTATCCTTGGACGAATTGATCGCCAAGAAGCCGACTCAATTGGTCGTCAGCCCTGGTCCGGGCCACCCGACAACCGACGCTGGAATCAGTAATGCTGCAATTCAATACTTCAGCGGTAAAGTACCTGTTTTTGGTGTGTGTATGGGTCAGCAATGcatcatctcttccttcggTGGCAAAGTCGATGTCACAGGCGAGATCTTGCATGGTAAGACATCGGTGATAAAACATGACGGTAAGGGTGCATATGAAGGGCTGCCGACCTCCCTCGCCGTGACTAGGTATCATTCCCTTGCTGGAACACACTCAACGATCCCTGATTGCCTGGAGGTAACGTCTTACGCCCAGCTGGGTGAGGACAGTAGTAAGACCGTTATCATGGGTGTGAGACACAAGGAGCTTGCAGTGGAAGGTGTCCAGTTTCATCCTGAAAGTATTCTCACAGAGTACGGCCGAGGGATGTTTAGGAACTTCCTCAAACTTACAGCGGGTACATGGGAGGGTAACGGCAAACAATCCAGTGCACAGAGTGGCACTTCCGTTGCAACTGGGTTAGCTGCCTCGAATAGCACCCCAAAGGTAGACAAGAAGACTTCCATCTTAGAGAAGATATATGATCACCGCAGGGCTGCCGTTGCCATCCAGAAGACTATTCCTTCACAACGGCCCGCGGATCTTCAGGCTGCTTACGACCTCAACATTGCTCCTCCACAAGTCTCATTCCCTGCCCGTCTGAGACAATCACCTTATCCGCTGTCTCTTATGGCTGAAATAAAGCGCGCTTCCCCTTCCAAGGGAATGATTGCGGAGAACGCATGTGCCCCTGCCCAGGCTAGAGAGTACGCTAAGGCCGGCGCCAGCGTTATTTCTGTCCTCACTGAGCCAGAATGGTTCAAAGGTAGCATCGACGATTTGCGTGCCGTTCGTCAGAGCTTAGAAGGAGTTACAAACAGACCTGCAATCTTAAGAAAGGAGTTTGTTTTTGACGAATATCAGATTCTTGAAGCCCGTCTTGCTGGGGCTGATACTATCCTGCTCATCGTGAAGATGCTAAGCGTCGAGCTTCTTACAAGATTGTATCACTATTCTCGCAGCTTGGGAATGGAGCCTCTCGTAGAGGTTAATACTCCGGAGGAAATGAAGATCGCGGTGCAGCTTGGAGCCGAGGTGATTGGCGTGAACAACAGAGACTTGACGAGCTTCGAGGTTGACCTCGGTACCACGAGTCGTCTCATGGACCAGGTTAACGAGAATACTATCGTTTGCGCTCTTAGTGGAATTTCCGGACCCAAGGATGTCGAGGCTTACAAGAAGGAAGGTGTCAAAGCAATTCTCGTGGGAGAGGCACTTATGCGGGCATCTAACACATCTGCTTTTGTTGCAGAGCTGCTCGGGGGGTCTTACGAGAAATCTACTCAAACTTCACGAGCCTCGCCGTTAGTCAAGATCTGCGGTACACGATCAGAAGATGGGGCTCGGGCGGCAATTGAGGCCGGTGCTGATTTGGTTGGTATTATTCAGGTACAGGGACGAAAGCGTACTGTTTCAGATGATGTTGCTCTTCGCATTTCTCAAGTTGTGAAGTCCACGAAGCGACCTGTCACTCATACCGCTTCGACGACTCAAGGAACATCAAATGCAACCTCGGTTGATTACTTTGATCATTCCACTAATGTCCTACGCCATCCCAACCGAGCTCTGCTCGTGGGTGTGTTCCAGAATCAGCCATTGTCGTACATCCTagagcagcagcaaaagcTGGAACTCGATGTGGTCCAATTACACGGTTCTGAGCCATTGGAGTGGGCTAAGTTAATACCGGTGCCTGTAATCCGCAAATTCGGTCTTGACGAGACTGGAATTGCACGAAGAGCCTACCATACTTTGCCCTTACTTGATTCTGGAGCTGGCGGCTCGGGTGAATTGCTTGATCAGTCCGGTGTTCAAACCGTTCTGGACAGCGATGCTGGCCTGCGTGTTATCCTGGCTGGAGGATTGGATCCCACAAACGTTGCTGACACAATCAAGAAGCTAGGGAGCTCTGGTCACAAGGTTGTTGGGGTAGATGTCAGTTCTGGTGTGGAGTCGGATGGCGTTCAGGATCCGAGTAAAATACATGCCTTTGTGCAGGCAGTGAGAGGACTTCAACAGTAATCCATAGACTTTTTGGTTCTCAGATACCAGCAACTTGTCACAGATCCGGACGATGATCTTTAATGagtttccttttgttttcgaGTAATGACTCAATCTACACTTCAATTTCGGGTTGCAATTCACTTTCAGGTTATGGACTAGTTTCGAGATACAACCCACTGTCTCAAATTAGTTGTGTTATTGCCAGTACTTCCCTATAGATTTAAGCTTGCGAACTACGCTCGAACTCTCACTTCTAAGCAATCGCAGGAACATACTCTTCATTGCTATCATCCCGCTCTTACGGgttatctctttctctacTTTCACTCAGCCTAGCTGGTATGTAGTTGTTGCCAGACCATCTGGTTGCCTTCTTGAATCTAGTTCTTTCCAACGATCTACACGCACCTACACTCGGACATTCAATATGGGCAAGTCTTTTGCAAAGGTCCACTTATGCTCAGCTGGGAGGCTTGGAGATAACGGTAGTAAAATTCCGCAATGGGTACAAGCAAACGGCGGAACGTACTCTAGACAAGTCACACAGGATGTGACGCACCTAGTTACCACCAAAGACGCCTATATGAACAACATCCCTGCAGGTTAGTTCCCCAATACCTAGATTGCTAAACTCTTGCCACACTAACACATTCGATTTAAGTCAAAGAAGCCAGACGTCTCGGGACTGTTAGGATAGTATCATATGAATGGTTGGAGGATTCTCTACTTTCCCGTAATCGGACACCAAAACGGGAGAAGGCATATCTCATCGAGAATATCCTcaaggaggaaaggagagCTGCAAAGGAGAAAGCCAGGAAGACCCCAAAGCAGCAGGATAAGTCCACAAATAGGCCCGGAGGCAAGTCTACAGGTGTGCCCACtctaaatatatctatccTCTATACCATGTCATTTCTAAAATGGACTCACATCTTGATGTTAGGCAAAGCAAACACAAAAGGCCCTTCAGGTGCCAAGCGTGGGAAGAGAGCTGGCTCCAGTACATGTATGTCCTCTGTTCTATGTGCATGACTGACTTAGGTGCTGATGGTAAGAGAATATAGCGGGACGTCATGTGTACACGGATACGACAGCCTGTCTAACATACAAAGCAACGCTTGTCCGACAGGCAATCACGAAGCGTAATGAGAAATTTCAGCTTACGGTTCGTTATATATCTGACTCTGGTCCTTGACTATAGATTGTGGTGGTTGAGCTATTTTCCGCAGCTAATGCTGATAGTTTGACAAACTCCAGATCTACGAATCCAGCGAGGAACATGTTACTTATGAAACCGAATGCAGATACAGCCGTGTTGGTAAATCAAACTCCCAGATTCTTGCTCCAGCCGGAAGCAGCTTAGACACGGCCCTAGTAGCATTTGAACGGTTCTTCGAAGAATACACGGGAAAGAGCTGGGCGCTGCGTGGGAACGGAATTCTGCCCCAGCCGAAGAGAGATAGTGCAGGTAACCTCTTACCTCCCCATGAGGGTTGGTATATCTACGAAGACAATACAAATATGTTCCTCGACTTTATCCAGAAAGGCTCGGCCAGCACCACCGATGCATTTGGAAAGTAACCTGGAAGTAGCAGCTTCAGTCGAGTTTTAGTGCTACTGATAAACGGATTCTACTTTGTTTTGTAACCAGTCAGaatcccttcttttcctttcctgtaCTTGAGGTTTCAAGAGCGAAACTACAAAATTTTCTTGCTGAATGTCATTTCGTCTCAGACTACTGCCCGGTAATTTTTGAGAATTTGCGTATCGGGGATAACATGAAGATACAACATCAGCGGATATCCATTCAGAACACCTAGGTATCTGTTTCTCTAGACGGGTATACAATAGTAAACAGTGATGTTAAACAGCTAAATGCTAACCTTTTAAACCTTCCAACACCTTAAGCGCCAAGACAGACTTTTCTTGTGTCTTCGTAAGATAAAGATACATCGCACCAAACCGTTGCAGCCGTCGCCACCGAACCGGCTCACAGGTAATCCTTCTTCCTGCTGGTTCTGGTGTACTGTGTAAGAGCCCATTCAACATCACCACTGGAGCCCTTCTCCAGGGATCCACCGCGGATCTCAAACAATCTCATGGTCATGCGTGGGCCAACTTCGGCCAGTTCAACGTCCCGATAACTCGTCTTCACGAACACGTGGTGCCGCACTTCGATGCTGTCCTCCCTGTTCACGAAACTAACGACACGGTTGCCAACCTTTCCAGCCTCACGCGGAGGGAAGAGATGCTTCAATATCTGGACTACCCGAAGGCCCAGTTTCGTCTTGAAACCCTCAAAGACGAGGTGGGGGTAGCTCTCCGACACGGTACCACGGGCAGCATTAGGAATGTCTGCACGAAGAACGACATTGTGAAGTGAAAAACTGGCTGTCGGGCCATGAGGTAGGTGAGAAATGGTCATCGCTGTGGGGGTTCCTCGATGTTCATGGAGGAGAACCATATCCGTCAACGCTGCAGCATTGGCACTCGATACAAGGTCTGGGAGCACAAGACCACCACGGTTCAGTCGAATCGAGGTTGGAAGAAGCAGGCGGATTTCCTTTGCGAATGCGCCTAAACGGACAGACGGGTTTCGAGAAGTTGTGACAATGGGGCGAGGATCGACGACTCCTGATGTGAGGGCatattcatcatcaaggtCTAGCATATCCGCATCCTTATCTTTCTTATCCGACGTCGGTAAAGACTCGTCATATTTAAAATCTTCGCGAAGCTGTTTATCGTTTGCGATGGAAGGATCAAGGGGTTTTCCAGAAGCTAGCGACGCCTTCAACTGTGCTCGCTTTTCGGCGATAGAGGCATCGCGGAGAAGCAACGCTCTCCGATACAGATAATCTCGGCGCTCACGAGCTTGACGGCGCT
The sequence above is a segment of the Aspergillus flavus chromosome 4, complete sequence genome. Coding sequences within it:
- a CDS encoding putative 4-coumarate-CoA ligase: MPFKSRWQVHVPDAHLATVLFTSPTHPLSKTHRCFSEAARPDTHYFTTHDFRLWSKRFAAGLRKAGLQPGDRVLLFSGNDLFFPVVFMGIIMAGGIFSGANPTYVARELAYQLQDSGATYLICADGSLDTGIEAAQVAGLSRDRVFVFNNAIFDGRGEGKMGCRYWGELVASAEEGSQFEWDDLSTPEKANRTLALNYSSGTTGRPKGVEISHKNYCANMLQANQSFYLNPDWKARNARARFLCFLPMYHAMAQNIFIANALKREVPVYIMPKFDFIKMLEYTEKFRITDLILVPPVVVALAKHPAVRSGKYDLSSVEGIGSGAAPLGREVCDEVEALWEPGRVNVKQGWGMTETTCAILGWDPTETSHTASVGELNPNCEAKIMADDGVTELGRNQRGELWVRGPNIMKGYWRNPQATKETKTEDGWLKTGDIAYVDDQGKFYVVDRKKELIKVKGNQVAPAELEALLLEHPAVADVAVIGVSVNDDERPRAYVVLKSGQSASAQDLIAFMDGKVSAIKRITGGVVFVDTIPKNPSGKILRKVLRDRAKEEVASNPSIAAKL
- a CDS encoding nucleoporin subcomplex protein binding to Pom34-domain-containing protein: MAPVPEAYFPSLDKCFSGDVQLLSWKRAFLYTCNPEDDLGDTGSLHAFLSHPESVQLLARCLDGFTSSSAKTKSDFESKTAAIHSETTAQASYNLKELKEDALWLSQKAGIDEISALRIAVLEWQNRPATRLLSGFSEEESTSLQSAAGVENFRMSLAGPSFAEIFSQKVGREDNASGFVSEESRRLRLRELYLSERTHIIKTARRLFALSLRNDVNEPAPQMSEQKRSDLLCQLGATLFNDNLAGDKCRTFIQACIKAIQGRLSALESDGGWLGLAESNEAVEDLWRTALVEEILHIVQILFLRLQSSAELPSADVFVSWLRLMGDYNFLETLQIPCQNPPEVLLPLQAFVSLTTLAFMKLPLTIPSIINKTCTPESNTKPPYFLSKDEIGQVNEIFVSAVVESKVASPAAFAWGLVLNTMRELALNDKENRELEQFHSAVDSFQSNTPQSTAGGASEISLYEELLECARTPKCTADDSIALLTSDEVKIMAFEIIMNLATKVGSTSAVDDMLTNRWTRTVLLDLIRVAVVYLDYSPEIVESVLAILVGSSTEPLWPINNLASPSSDPRCVFIRDELLMDNIFRLARSRFPYETVPFLKLCRALISKDLVNDEGIPVILNEMENMDTFTQALPPDFQGYETIREDENANFVTLVESLPMLGSSPRRQLSEKQTSNALVVTGSSQVPSTTIGQIVSESRPAVIMWQHQYSSLSYLGSWLEEWNENGGYSAGWGEDSIAEIIGLLADLLITSKDTQRQNGDDSGAKRILEMASDGLARQSDIISVVLDILERSLSHIGPRAGSETVLDSVIACLRFITALIEVLPGRVWPFLSRSSLFGSDGKGGIMTAVISALEVTSGEYPFLLSCVRFFESIVDDAVSRAVLRRSPNSVMGKTATVSDWTAGVPSHMMRGVLLDFVRIMVEVYNSSINWRFNSPAQRFEINAALAKTFERILYYAYGTNDSTKLDAKVTGVFSSSATYILDVLRPHSTDDLPFNPILRLIADGLQTPPTLYLRYLTLVEKQVSSTLVLSTRLLQAAQLLSTPPSLLEEQLFKAAPVLVKLYAQHDAYRLPIISLLNTLITGAALNSDKEPPSLIGHLGAESSCLFLDVLSQFDKPLSDRNLHLGIWQLLSTFVTKRQQWLAVYILTGSSPRQTLKKTDDQKAPAMRGTPFLKIALDTLSNIDQVDLQVALALLEFVSHAQENWPWATSELRKHSLFFTSLVQYVSKLKIASLSVVDQIFTTRIAAVVADLCTVYLHSAKEMQDRSFYKTLIPLVSWYAKDAVEVSGYNASLHANLKKNFEMRYSGCKLADFKRTTLQPRTLGRDYCYDIHLGEKLLSYDFAWAGTRNQGFDQEFERANLNLSLIEAKVSLLHSWKFFAIEHCSDFMTDREVQKSMAVVVQRCLEANTNGVPQEAIFARIQQTRVDFAQALLQRLVEIGSRGAEVFGLLGVVWDALRSRRATYEEAIINDDTEYYRSLLNVLFLALQFHQDSPSRTAPETLSKKAEVSSDLGLVVEIVKTVVAQGFKSLTAYLHDQPEKCTPKDFAIITAILQSCLQVKNVDRVYEHIVYHIADNDTGRHATSLFSWADQLAVAGDPVYGELSISFLVKLSTIPMLAEHLAVEVVLVRLSTCRLTNILRQPKGFGPFDSVPRMYAIWTGGILPLCLNLLYHVIRTAPEVAAFLNQFEGQLTRASEAFAADRTAGSTARRICLSMTSEAYSLALISFILDRFREAGPSAGMDAESIQELKWDRAHVKEDIEDLLERRQLLRARIVATNDKEAELVRQKPLNASSGAENRLEEKIVSELKATLVCLGGEEA
- a CDS encoding U3 small nucleolar ribonucleoprotein component (U3 small nucleolar ribonucleoprotein protein IMP4, putative), which codes for RRQARERRDYLYRRALLLRDASIAEKRAQLKASLASGKPLDPSIANDKQLREDFKYDESLPTSDKKDKDADMLDLDDEYALTSGVVDPRPIVTTSRNPSVRLGAFAKEIRLLLPTSIRLNRGGLVLPDLVSSANAAALTDMVLLHEHRGTPTAMTISHLPHGPTASFSLHNVVLRADIPNAARGTVSESYPHLVFEGFKTKLGLRVVQILKHLFPPREAGKVGNRVVSFVNREDSIEVRHHVFVKTSYRDVELAEVGPRMTMRLFEIRGGSLEKGSSGDVEWALTQYTRTSRKKDYL